The genomic stretch TTTGTCAGAATGGTGGAGGCTACATGAATTATGCATCGTATTGGAGTACATCGTCAAGCCGCCATAAGGCCTGATGGGGGTCTTTGTTTTACTTCGTTTGTACTGTTTTCAACATACTGGACCCCCGGGGGTGGGCGGGCGCACTCAGTACATATACATGCCCTAAagtggtcacactcccaaaatAGTTGTGATTACTAGCACTCTTTGGCTGCGTATTTGGCCAAGATTTCGATACTGAAATGTCGATCTCAGTGATGTCAATAGGCCTATTTATTTTTGGGGGGCTTCAGCcttcagaccccctaaaatgttcttaagtccccctaaataatttgatattttgtatatatttttttatttttatattttttattgatttatttattttatttatttattttgtataaacatataaatatatataaataaataaatatataaatataaataaataaatatatataaatatatataaattcatacaataagaaagccaataagcaggctaatactagcctactactacatataaatatataaatataaataaatataaataaatataaataaatataaataaatataaataaatataaataaatataaataaatataaatcaatTCATAcaataagaaagccaataagcaggctaatactagcctattactactactagtagtagtagttgtaaaaatcagaagaataataatgatgatagtaataataataggctaattaataatataataatgattattatataattgatcactgtccactggacagaatggttgcagagcttcagcagcggttttgcagtatagattgtgtgtacttgtgtacatttaatggtggcctaaaacaattgagtatctctactaaatctgttcAAAAGTGGGAAATTATATcctggttcttgttccttatttgttttttggattttttggatttttttgaatgtctactacattcattcatatcctgtgcatctccaggtggcaaagccccccctgtcctcagaacatAGTGATGCCCCTGGTCGATCTTCTAGCTCTAAAATCGACTctcaaatgaaaatacaaacacTGTGGACACTTCAGTCAAACGCAGCCCTCTCCTTTCTCCCCACAGACACCCCACATCATGCTGCAGTGTGGCCGAAATCATGTCTGTGCTTTTCTTCCACACCATGAAGTACCGCCCTGACGACCCCCGCAACTTCCACAGTGATCGCTTCCTCATGTCCAAGGtagaacatacatacatatattctgCATGAGttataaaagaaaatatgtagTAGTGATAGATTTACCTGCAACATTACGAAAGAGTAGGGTTGAatcagctctgcttcttcctactccttttcggctaTGTTGACTTGTGGGCGTGTCTTCAGTGCTTAAGCATGTTGAAAAGGAATCCATTCTCTGTGCTAGGCTCACGCTGCACCGGCCTTGTACGCCATGTGGGTAGAGACGGGCTTCCTGAAGGAGAGCGAGATGCTGACTTTGTGCCAGGTTGACTCTTCGCTGGAGGGCCACCTCGTTCCCGTAAGACTCATCATACACTCACCGAGGCTGGATTGATAGTCGTAATAGGATTCTGTGCtacaaggggacctattatgctcatttcgggcccctttgtattgagtcgtgcactcctgtagagcagctacataccataacccacacagaaagttttctagattttccagaatctgcacctattccagctgcatttccttgaATTCCCAAAAAGTTcccaaaaaagttgtaatttttttgacaGAGCAGGCAGGAGGGCAGacctacagcttgtacccgggcatgtccatataaggaagtcaaaGACCGGCTCACtctgacatcacagtgagcagGTGTTTGAAAAAACTCACTGAAAGctgccatcccaaacttatttcagggctcacttccaaattcgAAAACctccttatctgaaactttggcacggtttaacaggagaatacaacattctagctacatttataggtcagaaaagtggaaaaagcatcataggtccccgaggaaaagtacacttttactgtttttttcatccacaatccttatgtgcaACATGAAacgtatttctttcccttttctgtgctttctaagtaaagaaaatgagttagtatgagctagctaacaatgcacatcattgggaggtacctattttgactacaaaGCCCTCAAAGAAAACCTCTAATAACATTGTATGGTTTTATATCCATTCAATTGGTAAACAATGCAATGATGATAATGTGTaattgatgatttaaaacatgacTGATTTTACATAGTAGCCCATATAGCTAACACTACCTCCGCAGCATAGAAACATccattaaaattattaagtttgattaatgttcaatgaatgtgagtgtgaatggttgtttgtctatatgtgccctgtgattggctggcgaccagtccagggtgtaccccgcctctcgcccgaagacagctgggataggctccagcaccccccgcgaccctcgtgaggaaaagcggtagaaaatgaatgaatgaatgaatgattaatgttcatgttaaaggttaaataactgttaatagttatcctccctatccgtgtggaagtggtaagtttttggcgattttagtttaaaggaaataacttgaaagctaccgtttaggttgctagctcgctagtttgcgagttagcatgtgtctcaagaccctgcagttgcgcaatatgttgtaaataaaaatagtataaatgtgactatagtcgtgttttgtcatgtccacagggctctaataatgctttgttcattttaatctgaaaaaaaataatttgtctacccaccaactatatgtggtttcttaagtttttattatttgccattttattattattattatatttatttatttatttctgattgattgattttcattattcttgatttgtttatttttcatcttattttgtgtagaaaaataaaaagtaagatatttgagaacggtggaatgttttatcagagcttttcttgtagaaaattggaaccaaagcgaagtttttttaatttttttgtttttaatgcgtttttttgtttttttttttgggaaaacctgatgcggcccagtctcacccagacccgagctccagtggcccccaagtaaccaagtggctgtagcttggttaccTTGGTTaacactgttggtgtttttttaggtttttttttgagGGCCTTAGCACCAAAATACGTACCGTAAAACGGGTACGGtattgaaaaatgttttaaatgtaattctgccttttcctgttaaacaggaagctgctttgtgttgtttttttcaaagaagcatttattcttgaacaaatcgttcaaaaaaacatattcccGAAAATTGTTCCTTATTACCCTaccgtcccttataaccccgttttacggtaccTCCCATGACGTAAAATGCTATCTCATACTAACTCCTTTTCTTTCGCTACAATGCACAGAAATTGGAATGAAATTTGTGTTCATGTTCTTGTTCATCTTCACTGATTATGCTGTATCCCCCCATTGCTTTAACATCATATgcgacttgttttttttttttgcagaagcaGCAATTTGCGGACGTGACCACTGGCTATTTGGGACAGGGGCTGGGTGTGGCCTGTGGCATGGCGTACACGGCCAAATACTTTGACAAAGCCAGGTAAGCCCTCCACAGCCGTCGGCGTCTGTAAAAGCAGCTCCTTCAAAGGCTGCTGCACGTTGTGTGATGTGCGCTGCTGCTACACGCTCGGCTCTCCCGATTCTTCTGCTCTAATAATCACAGAGCCGGCACTCCTAGCTCACTTCTTTTTCACAGCACATTTCCCCCATGAAAACAATCACTGTGCCTTCAACCATCAAGATGATGGAACATCACATGATTACTGCTCGGCAAAATAATTCAatctaaatgaaataattaaagtagtaaataaattagaatgaaatacaaatacaaataaatatgggGTAAATTGTATTTACGTATATTCACAGTTTTCCAATTCAGGGGTGactaatggtgactataggggtgttatttcatgtctatagggctctagtagtggtaatggttttatttcatttgaacatgcatcagattacaattgagtgcatcccataattagttcacagtccaaaaggagtaggaaaaagcaaagcttattaaatcctacccctccatttggtacttttacaatcagtaactgttaatttgttcacttcctgctttcctaatatagtttaattttctttaatttaatttaatttaatttaatttaatttaatttaatttaatttaattttattttattttattttattttattttattttattttattttattttattttattttattttattttattttattttattttattttattttattttattttattttattttattgtatttaattgtatttaattgtatttaattgtattttattttattttattttattttattttattttattttattttattttattttattttattttattttattttattttattttattttattttattttattttatttttgtcacataccgaagtacgaggtgatatgaccatacaatgacataatcagtaccatagtaagtgtcaatatagtgatatatatagcacatcatgactggttcaagacttttCACCCTTAGTAgtgttgaaaaatgtatttcaaaaatcataaacaggttttccatgctctaactcgcaaaatattccattcaataCACAAAGTTCCTCTTACATGATACTAACTGTTTTCCTGTTTCTTGAAGTTTTGTTGGttgattgtgtttttaaatcaaaacaaGCCAAGCGGCCACAAGTTGCCTTTAGGTCGCTCTTAGGGCGTCCCTGCGAGTTTCTGTTTGACAGACATGTTTGAGATCCAACAGCCGCACCTTCAGAAGCCTCAGGAAGCTTTTAACATGCCACCTTACCCAGACAATAATACAGGAATCAATCCGAGTGGAAAAGTGTCAGATAGCATTTTCATGCTTCCTGCACACCAGTGTGCATGTACGTGCACTAATAGATGTTGCCGCTCTGCCCCGCGCTGCAGCTACCGCGTTTACTGCCTGCTGGGGGATGGAGAGATGTCCGAGGGCTCCGTGTGGGAAGCCATGTCCTTTGCTTCTTACTACCAGCTGGACAACCTGGTGGCCATCATGGACATCAACCGCCTGAGTCAAAGTGACAACGCACCTCTGCAGCATCACGCCGAGAAGCACCAGAGACGCTGTGAAGCTTTTGGGTAACAAACTGTGCAATGTGGATGTAGCAGTCTCTAGTTCCTTAAGAGAGAGTTTATTTACAAAccaatttagccattttaatgtaaaataggtgcggcacggtggtcgagtggttaccgcgcagacctcacagctagaagaccatggttcaattccaccctcggccatctctgtgtggagtttgcatgttctccccgtgtatgcgtgggttttctccgggtactccggtttcctcccacattccaataagacatgctaggttaattagcaactccaaattgtccataggtatgaatgtgagtgtgaatggttgtttgtctatatgtgccctgtgattggctggcgaccagtccagggtgtaccccgcctctcgcctaaagacagctgggataggctccagcatacttatCTTCTAAGCAAGGCAATGCATGCTTTAACTAGTGGTGCTCAATGCGGAattgatatacagtattaacTAGTATTACAATAAAGTATTTTTGCAGCCGCAATTTTTGCTCAATGGGGAAATGTGTGAGTTTATCTTAAAAATTTATGATCATAAATGCTTCATAAAGGGTGGGGTTCATAGCTTTACTCTGCTGATATTGAATTGTTTGGGAATTTGGCTAAGGAGAAAGTCCAGGGGGTCTGGAATGGTCCCTTGAGGAACCCCAGCACTGACAGGAAATACCCTCATTTGGAGTACAAGTATATGGATGTGTAtggtactttcattcatttattttctaccgcttttcctcacgagggtgctggagcctatcccagttgtcttcgggcgagaggcagccaatcacagggctcatatagacaaacaaccattcacactcacattcatacctatggacaatttggagtcgctaattaaccttggaatgtgggaggaaatctccacacagagatggccgagggtggaattgaaccctggtctcctagttgtgaggtctgtgtgctaaccacttgaccgccatgcagccgtgtatgtactttatttactgtatatagatgCAAGTGTATGCTGTGTCTACAGCTGGCACGCCATCATTGTGGACGGCCACAGTGTGGAGGAGCTGTGCAAGGCTCTGAGCCAACCGCGCCATCAGCCCACCGCCATCATCACCAAAACCACCAAGGGCAAAGGCATTCCAGGTAAGCATCGGTAAGTCAAATCACTTCACGTCTACCTCATCTAAACACCTTGTTGTTTGTGGCTTCAGCTGCAGAAGATAAGATGGGCTGGCATTCCAAAACGCTGCCCAAAGACATGGCCGAGATGGTCATGAAGGAGTTGCAGAGTCGAATTATGAGCACCAGCAAGCACCCCTACCCCCCTTGCCCTGTGGAAGACTCGCCCCCAGTCAGCCTGAGGAACATCCGCATGGCCAGCGCTCCCTCTTATAAACATGGAGAAAAGGTTGTCCAGCTATCAACCACCATAAATCCACATTAGCATCTGCAGTGATCTGGTACTGATATCTTGCCTTCATAGATCGCCACGCGTAAAGCCTACGGGATGGCCATCGCCAAGTTAGGCCGCTACAACGAGCGCGTGGTGGCTCTGGATGGGGACACCAACAACCTCACCTATGCTGAGATCTTCAAGAACGAGCACCCTAATCGCTTTGTGGAATGCTACATTGCCCAGCAGAACATGGTAAGGTGATTCTGCACTATACCCTTCAGCCCCATTTGTTCATTcaccctggacgggtggccagccaatcacagggcacatatagacaaacaaccattcacactcacattcgtacctatggacaatttggagtttttggaatgtgggaagaaaccggagtacccggagaaaacccatgcatgcacggggagaacagagatagccgagggtggaattgaactcaggtctcctagctgtgaggcctgtgtgttaaccacttgtccgcctcGCAgcctatactatattatattcattcattcattttctactgctatgTTTTTCATCATTCACTTGTTCATGGTGACGACTCTGTGCAATGACTTGGACAGCTGGTAGTAGTTCACATACGTAAAGATGGATGGTGGCCACTATTGGCATGCCTTGTCATCATAATGCCATATTAGCAGATCTTTTGGGGACTGGAAATCAGCCACTTACTGATTTTCATGTGCGCTGTTGCGTCTCCAATGGCAGACAGCTCCAATCTAGGTcaggcgtgcatgtgtgtgtgtgtctgtgtgtgtgtatgtgtgtgtgtgtgtgtgtgtgtgatgctgagCAGTCACGGCAAGTGAAATATTAATAGGAGAGGATGGCCTGACCATCTGGATGATGAACAGTCAAACGTTGAAGGGCGGATGTGAAGTAGAAGTGAGATATAGAATCGTTAAAGCCACCAATGATGTTTTATGCTCGTATCCGATgattaaaaaatgacttttaatgTCTTTAATGACTTTTAATTGCTTTATTGCATGACATTGAATTATAGATTTGGTGTTgatatttctatatattatattcattcattcattcacaagggtcgcaggggtgttggagcctatcccagccaatcacagggcacatatagacaaacaaccattcacactcacattcatacctatggacaatttggagtcgcttattaacctagcatgttttggaatgtgggaggaaactggagaacatgcaaactccacacagggatggccgaaagtggaattgaactcaggtctcctagttgcgaggcctgtgtgctaaccactcgaccgccatgcagcctatatattatattcattcattcattcattttctaccgcttatcctcacgagagtcgcagggggtgctggagcctatcccagctgtcttcgggtgagaggcgggttacaccctggactggtggccagccaatcacagggcacatatagacaaacaaccattcacattcacattcatacctatggagtcgccaattagcctagcatgtttttggaatgtgggaagaaaccggagtacccggcgaaaacccacatgcaaactccacacagagatggccgagggtggaattgaaccctagtctcctagctgtgagatctgtgcactaaccactcaaccaccgtgcagccctgttgtTAAATTTGATTATTATATTCTATAAGATGTATTTCTTTTTCTATTTCTTTGGAATTTGTTCAAGCATGCATCCCTACTGTGTGAATTACACCACACGGTGGCGCTGTTCTGAAACTTTGCAACAGCCCTTTAAGGCACTGACAAGTTCGCTTGACAAACATGGACAACACCAAGAAAAATGTGCTATGTGCATGTCAGGcggaaataataatgatgtacGCTGCTACCTGCTGACAACGCCTCATCTCCTTTCCCCAGGTCAGTGTTGCCATGGGATGCGGCAGCCGTGACAGGAACGTCGTGTTTGCCAGCACCCTGGCATCCTTTTTCACGCGGGCCTACGACCAGCTCCGTGTGGCAGCCAAGTTAGACAGCAACATCAACCTGTGTGGCTCCCACTGCGGCCTGTCCACCGGTTAGTGGCATCAGTCCCACTAGCATCTCACCTGCCTTCACACTTGTGGTGGAGCTAGTTCTTCTAGTTCACCTTCTCCCTCTaatcctgtcttttcctcactAGTCCTCCTCACTTCCTCCCcccttttttccttcctctcCACCCTGGAAGCCGTCTGCAGGGCACCAAATGTCCCTCTGTTAGCACAGGTACACCACGTGCATGCGTCCAGATGTCCAATATGTCTCCCGCATGCCTGGACTAAAgggattttgtgttgttttgacaCAATTTTCCGTGAAAATGGACATGAAGCTTGAACGTTTGTCTTCCAGGAGAAGAAGGCCCCTCCTTGATGGGGTTGGAGGACATGGCTATGTTCAGGGCGCTTCCTATGACCACTATCTTTTATCCCAGTGATGGGGTGTCCACAGAGAAGGCTGTGGAACTCGCTGCATCCACAAAGGTTTGGAAATGATCTTCTTTTTCTGCAAAGGCCTCCTCCCTATTCATGGTGTTCTTCTCTGCCTGAAGGGTGTTTGCTACATCCGGACCAGCCGTCAAGACAGCGCCATCATCTATAACAGCAATGAAGACTTCCATGTTGGACAGGCTAAGGTGGGACTTGACTTAGTACGGCTGGACGTCTCTCCTGGGTGAGAGTGAAATGCACCCTCGTCTTTCCCTGCCAGGTGGTGTACCAGAGCAAAGAGGACCAGGTGACTGTGGTGGCTGCTGGCGTGGCTCTCCATGAGGCTCTGGCTGCAGCCGAACACCTCAAGAAAGGtgaagatagatagatggatggatggatggatggatggatggatggatggatggatggatggatggatggatggatggatggatggatagatactggatggatactagatggatactggatggatactagatggatactagatggatactggatggatactagatgaatactagatggatactagataatactagatggatactagataatactagatggatactagataatactagatggatactagataatactagatggatactagataataatagatggatactagataataATAGATAGAGACTAGATAatactagatggatactagataatactagatggatactagataatactagatggatactagataatactagatggatactagataatactagatggatactagatagatactagatggatactagataatactagatggatactagataatactagatggatactagataatactagatggatactagataatactagatggatactagataatactagatggatactagatagatactagatggatactagataatactagatggatactagataatactagatggatactagatagatactagatggatactagatagatactagatggatactagataataCTAGAtaatactagatagatagatagatagatactagatcaggggtgctcacactttttcagcatgcgagctacttttaaaatgaccgagtcaaaatgatctacccactacaaaaatgcaaaacatctatttattttcaaatgtattgaggattatttgtacgtacaatgtatgttgatgtaccttacataaccaaatgagccaatattgcaaaacacacataattaacagttaacattttttgtaattacctccacattactccacatttcccttctttggtactgcgatggtagaatggcatatgaggcaaacgcacttcgaaaaagacattgtgaaaaaaaagtccacctcccattccgtatggaagtgatatgtttttgcctttttacttggtccagctacttcactcattttagtgaccataaactttagcgagggcttaaaatctaacgcaattcgccgactagcttagcactttgcatcgttgtttacgcatgagcggtgacctaaaggtcaaaattcaggtgtcatctgattggttgtcctgtatgtcaatcaagtaacggggatggatgataggctgacatcgtaagttctgctgcacttagagacgttgtttgatttgattggtcgcccgaagggcaacattcagttgtcatctgaatggctgccctgtatatcaatcaagtgacggcattgatgctgggatgatatttttttaatgtcacgccgcgatcgaccagcgatcgaccagtaccacctccgcgatcgaccggtagatcgcgatcgacttaatgagcacccctgtactagatagatagatactacatagatagatagatagatagatatagatagatatatagatagatagacttcctttattgtcattgcacaataacacagcagtgaaatgttgttgcctggcttccgtataataataaataataataaataataataataataataatatggagttGCATCCAATTGCAAATAGTTGCATCCAATTGACATCATTTGGACTTGGACCTCCCAGGCCTTTTGGAGACTATGACAAGAAGATATGAGCAgaatatccatccatattcaaAATATTATCTTGGTTTGACCCCAAAGCTAACTTCTGCTCACGTGACGTCAGTGAGTAATATTTCTGTACTGTACTTCTTTCATCCTTGTTGCAGAGAGGATATCCATGCGTGTCATTGATCCATTCACCATCAAACCCCTGGATGCCAAGACCATCATTGAGCACGCACGCGCCACCAGGGGAAGAATCCTCACCGTGGAGGATCACTACTATGAAGGTACCTTGCTAGCTTCTTGCATATTGCATGTGTATCGCATGCCGCTGGGGCATGGCACCAGAATCATCTCGTGTGTCGCGCTGGCATGTTGTCATTGGCTTTGAGAATGGGACGCCATGCGGTGgccttctctgattggctgcccgTACTGCACCCTCGTTGCAGACGAGCTACGGAACGCCAGACAGGCAGCGGGCTGTCACATTTCCTTAGCTGAGCATGTAGCCACGGGGTACTTTATGACCTAGATAGCACAGGCAGCCGTGCCCTCTACCAAGCCACTACCAAATACCCACACCCAGGCGGCCATGATGGATgatgacacatactgtataatacacTACGCTACATCTGATAAAGCTACGGTAATGTTGGCCATACGTATGGTATGACCGTGATATATTTGTCCCCCCCTGCAGGTGGTCTGGGTGAGGCGGTGTGCTCGGCAGTGATCAACGAGTCCGGCTTCAGTCTGCATCGTCTGGCCGTCTCCCACGTCCCGCATGGCGGCAAACCACAAGAGCTGCTCAAGCTCTACGGTATCGATCGCGATGCCATCGCACAGGCCGTACGCAAGATGCTCAGTACCTCCACCAACGCCAAGTAAAACACACCCCTTTTTCCTCTTAAGTCTCTTAAccggggggtgtccaaaccatgGCCACGTACAGACAAATTAGGGATGCAGGATAATTACTGGACCAATAATGATCAGGCTGATGAATCCTATAACACTAAAAATAGCTCTGATAactcatcatttaaaaaaaaaacactccaatgaGGCGAGGTTACCAATAAAAAtggagccgcactttggacaccccctgtcTTAAAGAGTCACATGACATTTAATTCTCTTTCTTCCTTCATCTTTCCTCAAGTCTTGTGATTTTGAGCTGTACACTTCAAGGTAGAATTCCACTTTTGCTCTTGTTTCATGCatccatctcacacacacacacacacacacacacacacacacgtcttttTACATGTTCTACAGTTGTGATGCTTTCTTGTGTTTTGTTTCGGGGGGGGTGGATACTTTTCAGGTAACCTCATTAAGGTGGCAgtgttttatatatacagtactgtatggtTCCATATGTCGTAGCCGTGATTGGGTGGGGTTAGCATTCAAGTAGTTGTCATGACGACAGTGTCAGAACGACAGAAAGGTGAATTCTTGTTTGTAGAAGTTAgtggagggggggaaaaaagcaaagaaaagaaATGTAGACTGGTTGTATCGCAATCTTTTAGCGCATTCCAACGTAGCAGCGTGTGTTCTGTCATTGCTTTGTCATCAGCCCAAAACGTTACGTGCACACCTGAAGGCACCAGCACGTGGCTTTttcatatgtacagtacagtacctcAGGTCACATCATCCTAAGAAGTGTTACTTGAAGCTTTGTAACTGCTGTTCTTCATGTAATAAAGCCCTCTGCATTTCATCCTCTGTCTTTATTTTACatcttttttattgatattcaaAAGCTCTGA from Doryrhamphus excisus isolate RoL2022-K1 chromosome 1, RoL_Dexc_1.0, whole genome shotgun sequence encodes the following:
- the LOC131140057 gene encoding transketolase-like; the protein is MEDYHKPDQQTVQALRNIANRLRINSIKATTAAGTGHPTSCCSVAEIMSVLFFHTMKYRPDDPRNFHSDRFLMSKAHAAPALYAMWVETGFLKESEMLTLCQVDSSLEGHLVPKQQFADVTTGYLGQGLGVACGMAYTAKYFDKASYRVYCLLGDGEMSEGSVWEAMSFASYYQLDNLVAIMDINRLSQSDNAPLQHHAEKHQRRCEAFGWHAIIVDGHSVEELCKALSQPRHQPTAIITKTTKGKGIPAAEDKMGWHSKTLPKDMAEMVMKELQSRIMSTSKHPYPPCPVEDSPPVSLRNIRMASAPSYKHGEKIATRKAYGMAIAKLGRYNERVVALDGDTNNLTYAEIFKNEHPNRFVECYIAQQNMVSVAMGCGSRDRNVVFASTLASFFTRAYDQLRVAAKLDSNINLCGSHCGLSTGEEGPSLMGLEDMAMFRALPMTTIFYPSDGVSTEKAVELAASTKGVCYIRTSRQDSAIIYNSNEDFHVGQAKVVYQSKEDQVTVVAAGVALHEALAAAEHLKKERISMRVIDPFTIKPLDAKTIIEHARATRGRILTVEDHYYEGGLGEAVCSAVINESGFSLHRLAVSHVPHGGKPQELLKLYGIDRDAIAQAVRKMLSTSTNAK